In the Mycolicibacter minnesotensis genome, TGAATACACCGGCGCGCACACGTAGTCCGCACCGGATTTCACCGAGGTGACAAAGCGCATCAACGCGCGGCGGTTGTAGCTTTCGGGGAACCCCTTGCGGTGCATCAGGTTCCTGCGCTTCAACTCGTGGTTGGGGTACAAGAAGCCGTCGGTGGTCACCAGGTCCACCCGAGGGTGGTGGTCCCAGCGGGCCAGCAGCGCCTGCAGCACGCGGGCTGTCGTGGACTTGCCGACGGCTACGCTTCCGGCCACACCGATGATGAACGGCACCGGCCGGTCAGGACTCAGTTCGTTCTCGCCGAGGAATTCCGCGGTGGCGGCGAACAGCTGCTGACGGGCGGCCACCTGCAGGTGCAGAAGTCGGGCCAGCGGCAGGTAGACCTCTTCGACCTCCAACAGGTCGACCTGTTCGCCGAGGCCACGCAGGGCCACGACTTCGGCCTCGCTCAGTGGCATGGGCGTCGACATACGCAGTGTCCGCCATTGACGTCGGTCGAACTCCACGTATGGACTCGGCTCACTCAGCCGCCGCATGACCACACAGTCTTGCAGCTGACCCGACCATTAGCCTGATCGGGTATGGAGCCCGCCGCTTTGATCCGTGAATACTTGTTGCTCGGTCTGCGCTTCGACCGGATCGAACAGGGGTACGTCGATGCCTTCACCGGCGATCCGGCGCTGCAACGAATCGTCGCCGACGAGCCGCCGCCGGAGCCGTCCGCGCTGGCGCGGCAGGCCGAGCGGCTGGCCGCCGCGTTGCCCGGGGGACTGGATCCGGAGCGGGCCGAGTACCTGCGGGTGCACCTGCGTGCCTTGGCCTGCGCCGGCCGCAAGTTCGCCGGCGAGCAGGTCGGATTCGTCGAGGAGGTGCGTGAGTACTTCGACGTCGACATCGTCAAAGGCGACACCGACCGCTATCGCCAAGCCCATGCCCGCCTCGACGAAGCGCTGGGCGGCACCGGCCCGCTGGCGGAACGGATGACCGCGCACCGCCAGGCCGAGGAGATTCCGCCGGAGCGGCTGGAAGCGGCGATCCACGCCTTCTCCTCGGCTCTGCGCGACCGGGTGCGGGTACACTTCCCGCTGCCGGATACCGAGATGATCACCTACGAGGTGGTGACCGATAAGCCGTGGTCGGGGTTCAACTACTACCGCGGCGACTACCGCTCCACAGTGGCGGTCAACGCCGACCTCAAGCAGCTGATGTCGAACCTGCCGAGACTGGTGGCCCACGAGTCCTATCCAGGCCATCACACGGAGCACTGCCGCAAAGAGGCCGGACTGGTGGCCCGGCTGGGTCAGGCCGAGCAGACCATCTTTCTGGTCAACACCCCCCAGTGCCTGATGGCTGAGGGCCTGGCCGATCTGGCGCTGTATGCCACGGTCGGGCCGGGCTGGGGTGCCTGGGCGGCGGAGATCTATGCCGACCTGGGCCTGCAGTTCGACGGTGAGCGGGCCGAAGCGGTGTCCGAGGCCGCTGCGGCTCTGGCGGACGTGCGCCAGGACGCGGCGCTGATGCTGCACGACGAACACCGCGACGCCGACGAAGTGACCGAATACCTGCGTCGGTGGCTGTTGGTCACCGACGACCGGGCTCGCCAGAGCCTGCGGTTCCTGTCCTCGCCGCTGTGGCGGGCCTACACCTCGACCTATGTGGAGGGCTACCGGCTGCTGCGCGGCTGGTTGGATGCTGCGCCTGCCGGGGTGAGTCGCACCGAGCGCTTCCGCCGGCTGCTCGATGAGCCGCTGACGCCGTCGACGTTGCGGGCCGATTGACGGGCTTGGGCACCGGGCCAGCCCCGCGAGTGTGCGGTTTTACACACCGGACCTCGTGATTTGCGAATAAATCCGCACAGTCGGCGGTAGGGGAGCGATCGCTGGCCTGCGGCAATCGAGCGAAGGTTCGCGTGCCAAACTGGAGGGCGTGACTGCTGCACCGAACACCCGCCCCGCATCCACTATGTCGACGCCGTTGGCAGAACTCGACCCCGACATCGCCGAACTGCTCGGCAAGGAACTGGGGCGTCAGCGCGACACGCTGGAAATGATCGCCTCGGAGAACTTCGTGCCGCGGGCGGTGCTGCAGGCGCAGGGCAGCGTGCTCACCAACAAGTACGCCGAGGGCCTGCCGGGCCGGCGTTACTACGGCGGCTGCGAGCACGTCGACGTGGTGGAGAACATCGCCCGTGACCGCGCCAAGGAGCTGTTCGGCGCAGATTTCGCCAACGTCCAGCCGCACTCGGGTGCCCAAGCCAACGCCGCGGTGCTGCAGGCGCTGATGGAGCCCGGCGACCGGCTGCTGGGCCTGGATCTGGCCAACGGGGGACACCTGACCCACGGCATGCGCCTGAACTTCTCCGGCAAGCTCTACGAGAACGCTTTCTACGGGGTGGACGCTGTCACTCACCGGATCGACATGGATGTGGTGCGGGCACAGGCGTTGGAATTCAAGCCGAAGGTGATCATCGCGGGCTGGTCGGCTTACCCGCGCACCCTGGACTTCGAGGCTTTCCGCTCGATCGCCGACGAGGTCGACGCGACGCTGTGGGTGGACATGGCCCACTTCGCCGGGTTGGTGGCCGCGGGCCTGCACCCCTCGCCCGTGCCGCACGCGCAGCTGGTGTCGACCACCGTGCACAAGACCCTCGGCGGCCCGCGCTCCGGGCTGATCATGGGCAAGAAGGAATTCGCCAAGCAGATCAACTCGGCGGTCTTCCCCGGGCAGCAGGGCGGTCCGCTGATGCACGTGATCGCCGCCAAGGCCGTCGCGCTGAAGATCGCCGGTACGGCCGAGTTCGCCGAGCGTCAGCAGCGGGTGCTCTCCGGCGCGAAGATCATCGCCGAGCGGCTGCTGGCCGCTGACGTGGCCAAGGCCGGCGTTTCGGTGGTCAGTGGCGGTACCGACGTGCACCTGGTTCTCGTCGACCTGCGTGACTCGCCGCTGGACGGTCAGATGGCCGAGGACCTGCTGCACGAGGTCGGTATCACCGTCAACCGCAACGCGGTCCCGAACGACCCGCGGCCGCCGATGGTGACCTCCGGGCTTCGGGTGGGCACTCCGGCGCTGGCAGCCCGTGGCTTCGGGGACACCGAGTTCACCGAGGTCGCCGACATCATCGCCACCGCACTTGCGGCCGGTTCGGCCGCTGACGTGCCGGCGTTGCGGGCCCGGGTCGCCAAGCTGGCCCAGGACTTCCCGCTTTATGACGGCCTGGAGGACTGGAAGCTCGCCTGACCGGCGAAGTCGATCGGGGTGCGGAACACGCCGTACCCCGAGTTGACAAGATAGTGTGAATTAGGGTTACAGTTACTTTCATGGCTGAACGTCCCGTTGCTAATGCACTGATCCGCGAGCTGGAGCCGGTGGTCGACGCGAACTTGGTCCGGCACATCGACACGGTGGACCCGTGGTACGCCCACGACTACGTGCCCTTCGAGCAGGGCCAGAACTTCGCCTTTCTCGGCGGCAAGGACTGGGACCCCTCGCAGGTCAGCCTGCCCAAGGTGATCACCGACGCCTGCGAGGTCCTGCTCGTGGAGAAGGACAGCCTGGCCGGCTACCACCGTGAGCTGGTCGAGCACTTCATCCTCGAGGACAAGTGGGCCCGCTGGATCGGCCGGTGGACCGCCGAAGAGCACCTGCACGCCATCGCGCTGCGCGAGTACCTGATCGTGACCCGCGAGATCGACCCGGACGAGAACGAGCGGGTCCGGATGGAGCACGTTCAGAAGGGCTACCGCTCGGACCGCTACAGCCAGGTCGAGACGCTGGTGTTCATGGCCTTCTACGAGCGTGCGTGCGCCGAGTTCTGCCGCAACCTCGCCGACCAGACCGAGGAGCCCGTGCTCAAGGGTCTGATCGGCCGGATCGCCGCGGATGAGGAACGCCACGAGGAGTTCTTCGCAAACCTGATCGTGCACTGCCTGGACTACGTGCACGACGAGACGGTTGCGGCCATCGCGGCTCGTGCCGCCGAACTCAAAGTCGTCGGCGCCGACATCGATGGCTACGCCGACCGGCAGCCCGTCATCGCCGAGGCGGGCATCTTCGGTCCCGAGCAGTTGCGCCGGGTGATCTCGGATCGGATCAGCGCGTGGGGCCTGGCCGCACACCCCGACCTGAAAGCCTTTGTCGTCGGCTGAGAACTCCGGCGCGCCTGCCCAGCGCGCTCCCGCAGACGGGGGTACCGTCGCAATCGATGGCTAGCCCAAGCTTCGCTGTCTCATCGGCACCACCGGTCGTGATTACGACAGGACCGGCCCCGGTCCTGTGCCCGTGCCCCCCGTCGAACTGTTCGCGCGGGGTCGCGCGTGCCTTCACCGCTGGAGCGCCTAGTGCCTGAAATTCGGACGTACGTGCTCGACACCTCTGTGCTGTTGTCGGACCCCTGGGCCTGCACCCGGTTCGCCGAGCACGAAGTTGTCGTCCCATTGGTGGTCATCAGCGAGTTGGAGGCTAAACGCCACCACCACGAGCTGGGCTGGTTCGCGCGCCAGGCGCTGCGGCTCTTCGACGACATGCGACTCGAGCATGGCCGCCTTGATCAGCCCATTCCTGTTGGCACACAGGGCGGCACGTTGCACGTCGAGCTCAATCACAGCGACCCTGCTGTGCTGCCGACCGGGTTTCGGACCGACAGCAATGACTCGCGCATCCTGACCTGTGCGGCCAATCTGGCCGCCGAGGGCCGCAAGGTCACCCTGGTAAGCAAGGACATTCCGCTGCGGGTCAAGGCCGCCGCGCTGGGCCTGGCCGCCGACGAATACCACGCCCAGGATGTGGTGGTCTCCGGCTGGACCGGGATGGACGAGGTCGAGTCTGCGGTGGAGGACATCGACGCCCTTTTCGACGAGGGTGAGATCGACCTGGAGGCCGCCCGGGATCTGCCGTGCCACACCGGGATCCGGTTACTGGGCGGCAGCTCGCATGCCTTGGGCCGGGTCAACGCCGCCAAGCGCGTGCAGTTGGTCCGCGGGGACCGCGAGGCATTCGGCCTGCGCGGACGTTCCGCCGAGCAGCGGGTGGCGCTGGACCTGCTGCTCGACGAGTCGGTGGGCATCGTCTCGCTGGGCGGCAAGGCCGGTACCGGCAAGTCGGCGCTGGCACTGTGCGCCGGCCTGGAAGCGGTCTTGGAGCGCCGCACCCAGCGCAAGGTGGTGGTGTTCCGCCCGCTCTACGCCGTCGGCGGTCAGGAGCTGGGCTATCTGCCCGGCAGTGAGAGCGAGAAGATGGGGCCTTGGGCCCAGGCGGTGTTCGACACCCTGGAGGGGCTGGCCAGTCCGGCGGTACTTGAGGAAGTGCTGTCGCGCGGCATGCTAGAGGTGTTGCCACTGACCCACATCCGGGGCCGGTCGTTGCACGACTCGTTCGTGATCGTCGATGAGGCGCAGTCGCTGGAACGCAACGTGCTGCTGACCGTGTTGTCGCGGCTGGGCACCGGGTCGCGGGTGGTGCTCACCCACGACGTCGCTCAGCGGGACAACCTGCGGGTCGGCCGGCACGACGGCATTGCGGCGGTGATCGAGAAGCTCAAGGGCCACCCGCTCTTCGCTCACATCACCCTGCTGCGCAGCGAGCGGTCACCGATCGCCGCGCTGGTGACCGAGATGCTCGAGGAGATCAGCGGCCCCGATCTGCACTGAGATTCCCCGGTAGGCTGCCGGGGTGCGGTTAGTAGCAGGGACGGTCGCGACCGTCGCAGCAGTGCTGATCGGGGCCTGCGCCGCCCCGCCGCACCCGGCAGCAGCCGAACCTGTCGACTGCGCCGTGGCCAAGTGTGTGGCCCTGACCTTCGATGACGGGCCATCGCCCTATACCGATCGGCTGTTGCGGATCTTGAACGACTCGGGTGCGCGCTCGACGTTCTTTCTGATCGGCAACAAGGTGGCGGCCGACCCTGCGGGCGCCCGCCGGATCGCCGAGGCCGGCATGGAGATCGGCAGTCATACCTGGGAACACCCGAACATGACCACCATCCCCGCCGCGGATGTGCCTGCGCAGTTCTCGAAGGCCACCGAGGCGATCCAGGCCGCCACCGGCGTCACGCCCACACTGTGGCGCCCGCCCGGCGGGCTCACCGATGATGCGGTCAATGCGCAGGCCGCGGCGGCCGGGCAGGCCGCCATCCTGTGGGACGTCATCCCGTTCGACTGGATCAACGACGCCGACACCAACGCCACCCGCTACATGCTGATGACCCAGATCAAGCCCGGCTCGGTGGTGTTGTTCCACGACACCTACTCGTCCACCGTCGATCTGGTCTACCAATTTCTCCCGGTGCTCAAGGCCAACGGCTACCACGTGGTCACGGTCAGCCAGCTGCTCGGCCCGCGTGCGCCGGGCAGCGTGTACGGGGGCCGGGAGAACGGGCCACCGGTCAACGAGCTGCGCGACATCCCGCCCGCCGACATCCCGGCCCTGCCCGCGACTCCGTCGCCGCCGCCGATGCCGAACCTGCCGATCACCGACATCGCCGGGGCGAATTCGGGGGGACCCAATAACGGGGCGTGAGCCTACGGGATGAGGCTGGCCAGAATCCCGCCCAGATCCGGGAGGCTGGCGTCGGGGTCGAATGCCGCGCCGACGTCGACCACGGACGTCAGGTCTAGGCCCGATGTCAGTGCCCCGGGATCGAGCATCGCAGTCACGTCGTGGATGAGGCTGCTGGGATCGAACGCCACGGCTGCCTCGGCTGCGTCGGCGAACTGCGGGCTATCGAAGCTCGGCGCGATCTGCGACCACAGATAGGCCAACAGCAATGCCCCCGGGAACGCCACGAACAATCCGAGGCCCCAGAGCAGTGGACCGATCAGGGGAAGTTCTTCGATTGCTCCGATGAGGTCTAGCCAGGCGGCGGACCCGGCGTCGGGATTGAACAGGTCGGCCCAGAACAGTTGCCAGAACTCGGGGTCGAGTAGCGCCAGGGTCGCCTCGCTTGTCGCCGCGTCAGCCCACGTGCCGTCGACCAGGCCGGCGAGATCGCCGGGGACTTCGGCCGCGGCGAGGGCAACGGCGGGCTGCAGCACAGCGGGTGCGGCTATCGGCGTGACGGAGATCAGACCGCCACCGAGCACGGCGACACCGGCCGTGGCAAAGGGACGCAGTGTTAATCGCATGGTCAGCTCCTTCGAGCGGTTCCGCCTCATGATGTTGGGAACACAACGACATGCTCGCTCGCCGGAGCCGCGACGGCCTCAGTGGTGCACTACTGCATCTGCGATCCTTGACACCTTGACACAAAAAACTATTCTTTGTGTCAAGCCAGCCGAGGAGGCCACATGACCGCAGTGACCAGCAACGTCACCCGCATTGCCCCGACCGCTCGGATACGGCCCGAGGTCATGGCCCAGTTCCGCCGGCACTCCGGCAGCGTGTTGTCGGGCCTGTTCGGCGCCGCAGCTTTCGACGAGGTGGCGTTGGTGCCGGTGGCCGCCGCCGTCGACAAGACCGGTCGCTTCGAACGTAACTTCACCGACCGCGCCATCCGCAGCGGATTCTCTGCGCTGCTTGCCATCTGGGGCGATGCCGAGGACCGCGCCGCCGAAGGCGAACGACTCAAGCGGATGCACCGCGACGTGCACGGCCACGGCAAGGGGGAATTCGCCGACGTTCGCTACAGCGCACTGAACCCCCGCCTGTGGAACTGGATCGCGATCAGCGGCATGTTCGTGACGCTCAATTCCTTCACCCCCGTCACCGGCATCGCCTGGAATGACGCCGAACGAGAGGCCGCCTACCAGCAGCTGATCGAGGCTTTTGGGGCCCTTGAGCTGCCCGGCAAATCCGGCAAGTTCCCCGCCAGCTATGCCGCGGCCGCCGCCTACTACGACGAGATGGTGCACAGCGACCTGGCGGCCAACCCCTTCTTGGATCGCGTCACCGCCGGTCTGGGACGGCTGCCGCTGCCCTCGGCGCTGCCGGCGCCGGTTCGGGCCGCGGCCGCTCCGCTGTGGTCGGTCCTGAGCGCCGGGGCGGGACGGGTGGTGAAGATCTGCTCGTTCGGGATCATGCACCCGGGCGTGCGGGAGCTGACCGGCTTCCGGTGGGAACCGCGCCACGACGCCGAATTCGCCTTCTACACCCAGCTTGTGCAGATGGCGTGGCGGGTCCTGCCGGATCGTGTGGTGCTGGTGCCGCTGGCCTATAACCGGATGCAGTACGAGAAGCTGGTCAAGATGCATCGCTCGGTCGCGCTGGACTCCTTCGCGCCGCCGGCCGGCTGTCCGATGCGATGACGCACTGGCCCCGATGACAGCGCGACGCAACACCGCCAGCCCCGCCGAGCAGGAGGCGGCCATCCTCAAAGCGGCCGCCGAGGAAGTCGGTCTGGTGGGGGTGGGGCGCGCGAGCCTTGATGTGATCGCCCGCCAGGCGGGGGTCAGCCGCAGCACTTTGTACCGGCGCTTCCCGACCCGCGACGCGTTGATCACCGAGCTCGGGCGACAGGCCTTCGACAACGCGATGCTTCAGCTGCGCACCGTCGCCGTGGACTCCGGCCCGCAAAACGCTGCGGTCGCGGCGTTTCGGGCCGGATTGCGGGTGCTCATCTCCGACCCGGTGGTGCGCAAGCTGCTGCGGCTCGATGCCGGGGTGCCGATGATGGCCGGGATGTACCGCGAGGTCGAGGTCTTCCTGGACAGTGCCTCGGGGGCCATGGCCAAGGCGCTGCGCGCCGCCGGAGCTACCATGCCCGACGAGGAATTGGTGGCCGCCGCCGAACTGCATGTGCGCCTGGCTGCTTCGATCGCTCAGGTGCCCACGTCGGTGCTAGACCCGGGCGATGAGCAGGCGGTCAGCGCGTATGCGACAAAGTATCTGGCCCCGCTGATCTGGTAGCCGCCGGAGCGGAACCCAGCAGGATCACCACCGCGGCCGACGCCAGCGAGAAGGCCCCCACCACCCACAGCGAGGCGTGGGGACCACCCGTCAGGTCGTTGAGCCATCCGGTGACATAGGGGCCACCGAAGCCGCTGATGTTGCCCAGCGAATTGATCAGCGCAATACCGCCGGCTGCCGCGGCCCCGGTGAGAAACGTCGAGGGCAACGCCCAGAAGACCGGCATGGCGCACATGATCGAGCACGTGGTCAACGTGATCGCGACCATCGCCAGATACGGGTTGGCCATATACAGCGCCGCGGGGGTACTCACCCCGCCGACGATCGCCGGGATCGCCACATGCCAGACGCGTTCTCCGGTCCGGTCGGCGTGGCGGGCCCAGGCCACCATGACGATCGCTGCGACGGCGTAGGGGATGGCGGTCACCAAGCCTCGCCCGATGATGCCGAGGTGGGTGTCGTACTGCTGCTGAAAACCCGCCACGATGGTGGGCAGGAAGAACCCGACGGCATACAGCCCGTAGACGATGCCGAAGTAGATGAACGCCAGGGCCAGCATCCGTGGGTGGCTGAGCGCCTTGCGCAGCGGCCAATGCGCAGCGGCCTCCGCCGTCGCCCGCTCAGCCTCCAGCGTGGTCTGAAGCCACTGCCGTTGCTCGGCGCCGAGCCAGCGGGCCTGGGCGGGACGGTCGGTCAGGTAGAACCAGCACACGAACGCCAAGGCGATGGCGGGAAGTCCCTCGACCAGAAACATGAAGCGCCACCCGGCCAGCCCGAGAACGCCGTGGCCCCAGTCGATCACCAGTGCCGAGATCGTGGAGCCGATCGCGGTCGAGACCGGGACCGCCACCATGAACAACGAGACCGCCCAAGCGCGCTGCTTAGCCGGAAACCAGAATGTCAGGTACAAGATGATGCCGGGAAAGAAGCCGGCCTCGGTCACCCCGAGCAGAAATCGCAGCACCACCAGGGTGTGGGCGTTGGGCACGAAAGCGATTGCGGTGCTGAAGATTCCCCAGGTCAGCATGATCCGGGCCAGCCAGCGTCGGGCGCCGAACCGGTGCAGGGCGATGTTGCTGGGCACTTCCAGGAACAGGTAGCCGAAGAAGAAGATCCCCGACGCGAACCCGAACATGGTTGCGCTCAGGCCCAGCTCGGCATTCATGCCGTTGGGTCCGGCGAACCCGATATTGACCCGGTCCAGATAGTTGATGAAGTAGAGCAGCGCCAGAAACGGGATGAGCCGGCGCGTCACTTTCGTGATCGTCGACCGGCCCAGCTCCGATACTGCGGACTCGGGGTTCATCCGCGGCGGCGGTTCAGTCCTTCACCTTGGCCATGGCCAGCACGTCGAGGCGGCGGTCCAGCTCTTCCTCCGACAGATTCTCGCCGATCAGGCCGCGGTCGATCACCGTCTGACGGATGGTCTTGCGCTCCTTGAGGGCCTGCTTGGCCACCGCGGCGGCCTCCTCGTAACCGATCGCGGAGTTCAGCGGGGTCACGATCGACGGGCTGGACTCGGCCAGCTCGCGCAGGTGCTCCTCATTGGCGACCAGTCCGACGATGCAACGCTCGGCGAACAGGCGCGAGACGTTGGACAGCAGCGTGAAGGACTCCAGCGTGTTGCGGGCCATCATCGGGATGTAGACGTTGAGCTCGAATGCGCCGTTGCCGCCGCCCCAGGCGATCGCGGCGTCGTTGCCGATCACCTGCGCCGCCACCTGGGTGACCGCCTCGGGCAGCACGGGGTTCACCTTGCCCGGCATGATCGAGCTGCCCGGCTGCAGGTCGGGAAGCTGGATCTCGGCCAGCCCGGTCAGCGGGCCCGAGCCCATCCACCGGATGTCGTTGGCGATCTTGGTCAGCGACACCGCGATGGTGCGCAGCGCACCCGACGCCTCAACCAGGCCGTCACGTGCCGCCTGCGCCTCGAACGAGTTCGCCGCGGTGCGCAGCTCGGTGATCCCGGTCTCGGCCACCAGGACCTCGACCACCTTGGCGCCGAAGCCGTCGGGGGCGTTCAGGCCGGTGCCGACGGCGGTGCCGCCGATTGCCAGCTCGCCCAGGCGGGGCAAGGTGGCCTGAACCCGCTCGATACCGGCGGCGATCTGACGTGCGTACCCGGAGAACTCCTGGCCCAGGGTCACCGGGACGGCGTCCATCAGGTGGGTGCGGCCCGACTTCACCACCGTGCGCCACTGCGCGGCCTTGTCGGCCAGCGCCTCATGCAGCACCTGCAGCGACGGAATCAGGTGGCGCACCGCGGCCTCGGTGGCCGCAATGTGGGTGGCGGTCGGGAACGTGTCGTTGGACGACTGCGACATGTTCACGTCGTCGTTGGGGTGCACCGTGACGCCGTTGGCCGCCGCGATAGAGGCGATCACCTCGTTGGTGTTCATGTTCGAGCTGGTGCCCGACCCGGTCTGGAACACGTCGATCGGGAACTGGTCGTCGTGCTTGCCGTCGGCGATCTCGGCGGCGGCGGCCTTGATGGCGGCGGCCTTCTCCGGGGCCAGCAGGCCCAGGTCGGCGTTCACCTGCGCACAGGCGCTCTTGAGCAGCCCGAGCGCCCGGATCTGGGTGCGCTCCAGGCCGCGACCGGAGATGGGGAAGTTCTCCACCGCGCGCTGGGTCTGCGCGCGCCACAACGCGGTGACCGGCACCCGGACCTCGCCCATGGTGTCGTGTTCGATGCGGTATTCGATCTCGCTCATAGCTTTTCCGGTCCTCGCTAGACGGTCAGGGCAGGGGGTAGGCGGCGTGAGAGTCGCCGGTGAAGTCGACGGCCGAGTACTCGTTGAGCTTCGACAGCCGGTGGTAGGCCTCGATCATCCGGACGGTGCCGGACTTGGAGCGCATCACGATCGATTGGGTGGTGCAGCCGCCGGGGTAGTAGCGAACCCCCTTGAGCAGGTCGCCATCGGTGACACCGGTGGCGCAGAAGAACACGTTCTCCCCGGAGACCAGGTCTTCGGTGGTCAGCACCGCGTCCAGGTCGTAACCGGCGTCGAGCGCCCGCTGCCGCTCGGCGTCGTCGGTGGGCGCCAGCTGGGCCTGGATCGCCCCGCCCATGCAGCGGATCGCGGCCGCGGCGATGATGCCCTCGGGGGTTCCGCCGATACCGGCCAGCATGTCGGTGCCCGAGTCCGGCCGGCACGCCGAGATGGCGCCGGCCACGTCGCCGTCGGTGATCAGGCGAATGCGCGCCCCGGTGGCGCGCGCGTCGGTGATGAGCTGCGCGTGCCGGGGCCGGTCCAGGATGCACACCGTCATGTCACGGGCGGTCAGGCCCTTGACCTTGGCGACAGCGGCGATGTTGTCCGCGATCGGCTTGGTGATGTCCAAGACGTCCGCGGCTTCGGGGCCGACGGCGATCTTGTTCATGTAGAACACCGCCGACGGGTCGAACATCGCGCCGCGCTCGGCCACCGCCAGCACCGAGATCGCGTTGGGCATGCCCTTGCTCATCAAGGTGGTGCCGTCCACCGGGTCGACCGCGAAGTCGCAGTCCGGGCCGTCGCCGTTGCCCACCTCTTCGCCGTTGTAGAGCATCGGCGCGTGGTCCTTCTCGCCCTCGCCGATCACCACGACGCCGCGCATGGACACCGAGTTCACCAGCTCACGCATGGCGTCGACGGCCGCGCCGTCGCCGCCTTCCTTGTCGCCGCGGCCTACCCAGCGGCCAGATGCCATGGCACCGGCCTCGGTCACCCGCACCAGCTCCATGGCCAGGTTGCGGTCTGGAGCTTCACGTCGCGTGGGTCCCGTCATGCCAGTCACGGCTGATGATTCTCCCAGAGCCGGATCAGCAGTATTGAGCTGGGATACTGGCTCCCGTGACCAACGAGCCCCAGCCGGCGCCCAAGCCCGCCAAACCACGCATCTTGCAGGACTGGCGCGACATGTTCTGGTCGCTCGTTCCGCTGGTCCTGGCCTGCGTGGCGCTGGCCGGTCTCGCCGGAACCTGCGCCTTTCGGCCGGGAGGGGTCACCGCGGGGCCGGTGCCCGCCTATGACGCAGTGACAGCGCTGACCGCCGACGCGCAGACGTTGGGGTTCCCGGTGCGCCTGCCCAAACTGCCCGAGGGCTGGCAGCCCAACTCCGGCAGTCGCGGCAGTATCACCGACGGGCGCACCGACGCCTCGGGCCAGCGATTGCGGGCGGTCACCTCGCGGGTGGGCTATGTCAGCCGGTCGGGCAGGTACATCAGCCTGACGCAGAGCAACGCCGACGAGGTGGCCCTGGTCTCCTCGATCCGGCCCGGCCTGCATCCCACCGGCAGCGAGGACGTCGACGGCACCCGTTGGGTGGTCTACGGCGGTGAGGGCGATCCGGTGTGGACCACCCGGCTGGCCGGAAAGTCGGGGGCGGCGCAGCTGGCGATCACCAGTGCGGGCGACGCGGAGGTGTTCCGCACCCTGGCTGCGGCCGTGCAGTCACAGCCGCCGCTGCCGTCGACCCGCTAGCCGCCGGGCGTAGTTTTCCTAGTCCGCGTTGGCCCGGGCGAGGAAACGCGGCAGCGGTATTCGCCGGCGCGCCTTGGGTTCTTCGTCGGGTTGCTGCATCTCCACGCCGTGGTAGACCGCCAGATACACGTCGATGGTGGTGACGATGATGATCATCAGCACCGGACCGATCACGATGCCCCAGAAGCCGAACATGCCGATTCCGGCAAAGACCGCCAGCAGCATCAGTGCCGAGTTGAGCCGGGCATCGCGTGGCACCAGCATGGGGCGCAGGAAGTTGTCGATGTTGGTCACCACGATCAGGTGGAAGAAGAACACGAACAGCCCGCCGGGAACGTTGCCGAACAAGGCCATGCCGATGCCGAACGGCATGGTCACGATGCCGCCGCCGAGTGGGATGATCGACAACGCCGTCAGCAGGATCGCGAAGATGAAGAAGGCCTGGTGAAAGCCGGCGATGTAGATGGATGCGGCACCGCTGACCCCCTGGCAGAACGCGATC is a window encoding:
- a CDS encoding DUF4245 domain-containing protein produces the protein MTNEPQPAPKPAKPRILQDWRDMFWSLVPLVLACVALAGLAGTCAFRPGGVTAGPVPAYDAVTALTADAQTLGFPVRLPKLPEGWQPNSGSRGSITDGRTDASGQRLRAVTSRVGYVSRSGRYISLTQSNADEVALVSSIRPGLHPTGSEDVDGTRWVVYGGEGDPVWTTRLAGKSGAAQLAITSAGDAEVFRTLAAAVQSQPPLPSTR